TCACAGAATCCTTTTGGATAGGAAAAAGTGACTATATAAGAGAAAGAGGAAAAGCAGCTCAAAAGGATATAAAAAACAATGGTTCAAAATTTTTATCTGCCATTCGAGATAAAATAGAGAAGATAAGAGAGAGTTTTAACAAAGAAAAGGTATCAGATGAGGATAAGAAAATCAACCAAGAAAATTTGACCTATTTGATGGATGCGGAGATGCGTTTACACAGTAGGATGGGAAATCCAAGAAAAGTCAAAAGATATTTAGATAATATTAAAAAGATGCTTACGGTAGCTGATCTGGTATGGTTTCAAAGTGAAAACGCTGGTAATAACGAGTATTCCCGGGAAAATTGGGTTGAAACTATATTTGAGGTTGCTTTTTTAAAAGCATTTCTTTATGAAGAATATGATGAATTAATAAAGGCAGGCAATCTCCACTTTTTCAAAAGAGATAGAAAAAGTAGTTTTATTGTGGAATTTATTATCAGTGGATTTTGTTCTTGGTTTATACATGAAGGTACAAAAGAGCAGGTCGTGGAGATGGTAGTATATAGGTTATATGCACTAGACATTAGCACGGATAAAACAGAACATCAAAAACTAATGGAAGAACTTGATACGAATAATCTGCAGGAAAAGAATTTATCTTTATATGTGAATGCATGTTTGGGAATCAACTTCCATTATGAAAGAATGCAGAAAATACTTAGTTATTTAGAGAATCATACTTTTAAAGACCTAAGGTATAAATCAGAAGCTATCATAAATATAATGTCCACTATATCCAGAAATTACAATATATTGATACAAGGATTAAGCGACACCATGAAAAGAATTAAGGCAATTGTTGATGAAAGCAGAATGAATGGAGTCTTTACTCAGAAAGAATGGAATATGGTAGAACATTATACTAATGTTTTGCAGACAGGCCTTATTTTTAGCAATAGTAGTACTATATGTAATCTTTTGGGTACTCTATATAATGCGGAGCTTGCGGATTATTTTACTGATAATTTGGATACGATATCACGATTATATGATACGATTTTGAGGATAAATGAATCATATCCACTTTCAAAATTTACGATATCTGATACTGAATTAGAAACTTTAATAAATTATTTTCATAAGGTGGAAGAAAAGATTAGTAAGATAGAGTTTCGATATGCAGAGGAAGAAATCACATATTTTTTAAAGAAAATTATAGCTATGTTGGAAATATTGGATATTTGGTTTGGACAAAAAGAAAAACCAGAGTTCGAAAGGTATTATGATGGTATGAATGGTGAATTTAAACAGACTGCTCTGGAAAATGCGGATAATCTAATAAATAGTTTGAATGAATTGGAGAGTTATGCTTTGGCTTACCAAGAAGATGTAAATACAGGAGAAGCTTTTATCCAGCTATTATGTAATGTAGAAAAACTAGATAAAGAAGTTCCAAACTATTTTGGAAAAGACAAAAGGAGAGTGATTATTGCATTAAGTAATGCATATGAGCAGCTTGAAAAAAATCAAATCATTTCTCAAGCAATTGGAGATAGATGGAAATATTGTAAAATTCGATTATTCAGATTACGGAGAAATATGGGGCTGTGAGAAACGAATACTAGAGCTTTATATATTCAATTATACAAAGACCGCAATGATATATGATTAACGGTAAGCCTGGAACCTAAATTCTCGCAATCTGCGATTAAGCATTTGTACATGGAGATGATCTTAACCATTATGTTGAGAAATGAAAATACCTATAAATTACAAGTTTTTCCATAAATATAAGACACTCTTCTCAACATTTTTTGTTAATTATGAGTGTCTTTATTTATGAAATTTGTATTATTCCGGAAAAAATTCATTCAAGATACGGATCGTATCTTTAGCCGTGAATCCCCAGAGGATGGTACTGAGTGCTTCAATAGCGTCACGCCGTTTCCGGTAATAGGTCCGGTAGGAAATATTGCTGATGTGAGGCTCCAACTTCTCAAGAATTTCATCCGTATTTTTCAATTCCTGTGGAGACAGGAATGCATAGTACAAAATCCAGTAGTATTGTTCGCCATGCTTGTGATTGTTGCGGAGAAGATCTACAGAGGAATCCAGCAGCTTCAGCATTTTGTTGCTGCGCTCCACGCTTTTTGCGCGTTCAGCAATATCTGTCCCCGACAGTTCCACCCCTGCGGCATAAATGGAATCCAGAAAATCATCTACACTGGTCCCATATTCCATCCGAAACTGGGTTTCCATCTGCCGGACAACCACCTTCAGGCTGTATGTAGCATCCCGATATCGTTGCAGGAATTTGTAGGTATCATGAAAGCGAGGATCCTCTTCCGGTGTTGGAAAGCCTTGATTTTTCTTTGTACCCATTTTACACACCTCCTTCCAGTGCCGGCTGGCTTGCTTCTGGTGCCATTTGGGCAGACGGATCCTCCGGGGTAATGCTCAGTTCAAACCGGTAGGCAGTGTTCCCGTAGGGGCAGATAATACTTAGAGTATATAGATTAACTATATCTTTGCAGGCTGATAAAGGAGATAATATATACTGGGTCTGAGGGCATTCGCAACATGGAATCCCTTGTGTTTTCAGCAATTCTGCGACTTTTCGGATGATAAATTTCATATGCGATTCTGGAACGCAGGATTCATTTTCTGAAACAGTGATTTGTTCGTCTGTGACCGTTTCTGATACGCAGGATTCCGCTTCGTTTTCGGGAATATGAATTGGTAACTGCATCTTCATGGCGATTTCCTCCTTGTCAATCATCACGTCACTGATATCGAACATGACAGACAGGTAGTAGTTCAGATAGATCATACTTCCATGCCTGCCTTTGAACGATACCAGAGTGATAAGGTTTTGTTCTTCAAATTTTTTTAGGATACGGGATATGGTTGCCTTGGAATGGTTCCAACGGTCTCCAAGCGTTTGAAAACTGGTTAATGGGTTGCCGGAATTGTTTCGATAATACACAACGGGGGCAGAGTAGGAGCCTTGTACGGAGGGATCATTGTAGACAGCATGAATCCACAAATCCAGAAGGATGTCCATTTCAGAACATTTTCCCATACTGATGAACTCGTGGACTCTGGCAATGGGAAAGAAGAAAAGTCCTTCATCCTTTTTGCATGGGCAGTTATATTCCAGAACAGTATTATCTTTCGGCCAGTCTGTGATCTTGAATTTTACTACTTTGTTCTTTTCAAGCAGGGTAAAGGTAATGCAATTCTGGTCTTTCAGATGATTTAGGATAGAAAGTGCCTGATGCTGGAAGCGGCAGCGGAACCATGCCTGAAGGTCAGCAAGCGTACAGATCCATTCACCGGGACCAATCTGGTAAGTGATGTGCTCCATGCGCCGATAGGATGAACGGTAATTTGCATATGAACAGAGAACAATGTAATAAAAAAGAAAAGAGCCTCCGTTTGTGCGGATGCTCTTGTTGGCGATTAATGATCGAACAAAGTCTCTGTAAATTCTGCATCGTGGGAAATCCACAATTTGTTTTATTTCTAATTGATATTCCATATTAGTGTCCTCACATTCTTTGAATTTTATTAAAGAAGGTATTGAAGTAATTCCAGATGCGATTGAGCTTAGCGGCATAGCCAGATGTACTCATTGCATTTTGATTGCATTTTTAAAATTCTTTCATCTTTTTTCAAACTCTATTAAATTGCCGGAAATAGGCTTAAATTCAGTGATATTCATTTATATTCCTTACCGTCAGTCTGGAGTTTGAATAGTAAACAGAGAGCCGGGAAGCCGCATAAACAGCGGACTTTCCGGCTCTTAGTGTGTGGCGTGATACCTTTTTGATACCAGAATTATAAAAAACATTCATTAAAGATCAGAAATTAATTCTTGACGCATTTTAAGGATATTAGTAAAAGTTAATTTTTTTCCTTTTTTAGCTAAGCGTAATATTTTTCTTGCCTTAGCATTTAACTCTCTTTTTAAATCATTAGGTATATGTACAGGATTTTGAGAATCTGCATAAAAATACTGGTTTAATATATATTTACTAGTTATTGGGCACATATTCTGCAAAAGAAAAGCATTAAATTCACCTTTTAAATAACCAAAACTTATAGTATCGCACATACCATATTTTTCTATACTTTTGTTATATTCATCTAAAAACTTATCAGTTTGTGATGAAACCGGTATCATCCAAAATATTTGCTTTTTATCATCGTCTTGAAATGAATAATAACACGGGCGATTATGTGCTTCGCCATTGACAATTTCCTTGTTTGTCATTAATTTTTCGTTACTAAATTTATTATAGTATTCATCCGAAATAAAGTAAAAGTATCCTTTTTCCATTGTTCTCCTTTGACATGAAAATATCCCACTACTAAAGTGGGATACTTTCATTTAAATCTTACCCTTTTATTAGCCGCTGATAAGTTGCGGAAAATATTTAAACCTTAACCTTTTATTAATCGCTGCTAAGTCGCGAGAAAAGAAATCTTCCGATTCCTTAACTTTATTATATTCATTTACAATAGAAAAATCCATAGGCAAAGTGCACAAAAGATAAGAAAAATATGGATATATTTATGAACTATAGATTTGAAAAAGTCGAAATTATATTTTTCTCCACGGGTAGCTGTTATTTTTCTTGTCATGTCCTTTTTCATCAACGCTACTGCTGGAAGCAGGCCAGTTGATTTTCCACTCAAAGTATTCGTCCTCCGAGATTTCACCATTCTTTAACTGCTCTTTTCGCAGACACCATTCCCTTAGAAATTCATTGACAAGACCATAATCAATCCACATACCGACAGGGGCATGAGCAGGCCATTCGTCACTATCATTATAGCGAACAGACTTATCATCAGAAGCGTTGCACTTGTCGGGATTGCGGACAAGCTGGAACAGATGAAAGGTATTGCAGTTGTCCTCGTCAAGCCAGAAAAAAGTCTGCATAATGTCCTCAGCGCAGCCGGGGACTTCGGTAATAAAATTGATATAGTTGACATTCAAAATCCTGGCAATTTCCATGAGAGTATCTTTTTTGGGAACACGATAACCGGATTCATATTGTGCTACGCGAACATCAGCGTTCCGTTCTTCATATCCAAGTTTCAAGCCTAATTCCCGTTGTGTCAATCCTCGAAATGTGCGGATTCTCTTAATTCGTTCTCCCAGCATCATAATCCTGTGTCCTTTCTGAAAAATTATATGGATAGCAACAAACATACAGCGTGGCAGGCCGACATAATAAACGGACCAACTGTGCGCATTTTACTTTTTATAATGATACCGATAATACAGTCAACTAGCTGTACTATTAGCATTGCCGCTGTGACAACAAATAAAATGGTAGGTGTATTTCTACATACAGGAATGACAGCGGCACACGTTAATGCAAGACTTCTGGCGAACATATACAGAGCGTTTGTCCGGCTGTTTTCCTTTTCTTTTATGACAGCCGCTATTGAAAAGCAAATGCCCAGAGCCGCACTGATTAGTGTTGTGTATGCGTTTATATAGTATATCAAATTCTGCCCTCCTGCTCTTGGATAACATTGCGAATCTTCTCTTATCCCCTACATTGTAACATAACTAAAATAATACGGCAACAAAAACTTATCAAAAATGCTAAATTTAATAAAAAAGATAAATTTAACAAAAAAGCTATTGACAATAACAAAAATGTTAAGTATACTGAAAATACAAAGTTTAACAAAAAAGTTAAAAAATAAAAAGGAGGACGTGTATTTGAAAAATGATTTATTTGTAACAGCCGGAGAAGTGGCGCAGGATTTAGGCGTTTCCAAACCATTTGCTTATAAGCTGGTACGGCAGATGAATGAAGAACTGGAAGAAAAAGGATTTATCACAATCGCCGGACGAGTAAGCAGAAAATACTATGAAGAAAAATTTTATGGCATGGCGCAGGCGAATTGAAAGGAGTGAGATTATGGCGGCGTATAAAGATGAACAGCGGGGAACGTGGTATGTGTCCTTTCACTACTATGATTGGACTGGTAAGAATTGTCGGAAAGTCAAGCGGGGATTTAAGACTAAACGGGAAGCGACAGAGTGGGAGCGGCATTTTCGCATGAAAGAAGCGGCTGACTTGGATATGACTTTTGATGAATTTGTTCAGGCATACACAAGAGATATGAAGCCGAAGCTGAAACAAAATACTTGGCTGACAAAAGAGCATATTTTGAGGACAAAGTTGCTGCCCTATTTCAAGGACAAGAAAATGCGTGATATTCGTCCGAAAGATATTATCCAGTGGCAGAATGAACAGATTTCCTATCGTGATGAAAAAGGAAAGCCTTATGCTCCGACTTATTTGAAAACTTTGCAATCAGAATTGAGCGCACTGTTCAATCATGCGGTACGGTTCTATGAACTGAATAGCAATCCTGTTGTAAAGGCGGGGCCGTTGGGAAAGGGGAAAGCGGAGGAAATGCTGTTCTGGACAAAAGAGGATTATTTGAAATTCATTGAAGCAGTAAAGGATAAACCGTATTCCTACCATGCATTTCAGATATTGTACTGGTGCGGTTTACGAGTGGGTGAACTGTTAGCCCTCACACCGCAAGATATAGATTTTGATAACAAGGTCATTCGGATAACAAAATCTTATCAGTGGTTGGAGGGTAAAGACGTAATTACAGACCCAAAGACGCCGAAAAGCAAGCGAAATGTGAGTATGCCGGATTTCTTATGTGAAGAACTGAAAGATTATATCGGCAGATTGTACGGGATTCTTCCCACTGATTGTATCTTTCATCTGACAAAAAGTTTTCTGCACCATGAAATGACGAGAGGGGCAGAGAAAGCGGGAGTGAAACGCATTAGAATCCATGATCTTCGACATTCTCATGTATCGCTGCTTATCAGCATGGGATTTTCGGCGGTATCAATTGGAAACAGGGTGGGGCATGAAAGCGTGGATATTACTTATCGCTATGCTCATATGTTCCCGACAAAGCAAACACAAATGGCAAAATTGCTGAATGAAGAATTTAAGGAGGGCGCAGAGGAATGAGTGGCACACACAAATATCTGACAATCAGTTTCCGTATTTCTCCCAGAGAGCGGGAAGAAATCGAAGCAAAGATTTTCGCAAGTGGCATGAAGAAAAAAGATTATTTTGTCCGTTCCTGCATTTATAACCGGGTGTGCGTGGTAGGCAAGAAAGAAACGGTCTATCAGATTGTGGAACGGTTGCAGAAAATGGAAAATCGGCTGGTGGAACTGGCGGAGCAAATTGATAGCAAAAAGCCGGAGATTACTTCCGAAGAAATGAGAGATTTGCAGGAAGCCTATGAAGATATGCTGAAAGCAATTCTCTGGATGCTGGACGGTGCAAAGTATCTGTGGCAAGGCGAAGAAAAAAGCCCCGACAGCGGCAACTGTTAGGGCTGTGATAACTGGAAAACCTCTGCTATCAACAATCACAATTCAAGTATAGCAGGGGTTTCTTCCAGTGACAATGAAATTTTTCAGAAATGGAGGACTTTATGGAGGGAACCAGAACAGAATTACAGATGATTAAAATGTCGGAGATACAGTCGCAGGAGGTGGCGTGGCTGTGGTATCCGTTTATCCCCTATGGAAAACTGACGATTGTGCAGGGCAATCCGGGAGACGGTAAGACAACGCTGGTGCTGAATATAGCGGCGAAGCTGTCAAAAGGCGAGGGCATAGACAGCGAGATGAAGCTAACGGAGCCGCTGACTGTGATTTATCAGAGTGCGGAGGACGGGCTTGCCGATCCGGTGAAGCCCCGGTTGGAGGCGGCAGGAGCGAACTGTGAAAATATTTCCGTCATTGACGAGAGCATAAAATCACTTTCCATGATAGATGAACGTCTGGAAGAAGCGGTCATAAGGACAAAGGCGAAGCTGCTGATTTTGGACCCGATACAGGCGTATCTCGGCGGCGGTATGGATATGAACCGGGCAAATGAAGCAAGGGATATGACAAAGAAGCTGGCGGCTCTGGCGGAGAAATATCAATGTGCCATTGTACTTGTAGGGCACATGAACAAAGCGGCTGGAAATAAAGCGGCGTACCGGGGTATGGGTTCCATTGATTTTTTTGCGGTAGCAAGAAGCGTCCTGCTGGTCGGCAGAGTGGAGGGAGAAGCGAATATAAGGGCGATAGTCCAGATAAAAAACAATCTGGCGGCGTTCGGACACCCGAAAGCCTTTGAATTGTCGGAAGACGGTTTTTACTGGCTCGGAGATTACGAGATTACCGCAGATGAAGTGTTGGGCGGTATTGCTCCGAAAGCGAATAAGCTGGAGCAGGCAAAGCGTCTGCTGCGGGAACTGACAGAAACAAATAACGCCATGCAGAGTAATGAGATTTTCAATCTTGCGGAGGAACAGGGCATATCCAGACGGACGCTTGAAAACGCGAAAAAGGAATTAGGTATCAGAGCAAAGCGGATAAACAATTCGTGGTATTGGGAACTGGATAAAATCAAACCGGAATAAGGTAACAACGCAACAATGCAGAGTATATAGAATTTGCGGGCTTGGTATCTGCAAGGTTGCAAAAGATATAGACCTTGCGTTGTTGCGGTCTTAAACTTGAATGAGCCGGGAAGTGGCGGTATAAAGCGGCTGGAAGACACACCGTCCATAGGACGGAAGAGCTCTCGGCAGAGCGCAAAGGTAGCTTTTGATAGAGCGGAGCCTGTCAAAAGTGCTTTTGCGTTACTTTCGGCGAAAGTAAGAAAGCCTATGCGCCGTATCCGGCGCTGATTACCCAGACAGGGAGAAAGGATATTGATTGAAGCAAACAATTAGCTTTATGACAGGAAAAGGTTCTGTCAACCATAACAGCAGAAAATTCCATGCAAAGAATACTGACTCGGAGCGAAGCTGTCTGAACGTGGAATACTGCAACGAAAATGTTAAGGACGTATATCACGAATTATTTGATGAAGCACTCACCCGGTACAATGAGAAACAGACCAGAAGTGACCGCCGGATTGACGATTATTACAATAAAATACTGCGTGGAAAGCAGGAAAAACCATTCCATGAAATCATTGTGCAGATAGGCAATAAGGACGATATGGGGGCGAAAACAGAGGACGGACAGCTTGCGGCAAAGGTACTTGATGAATATATGCAAGGTTTCCAGCAGCGCAATCCCACTTTGAGGGTATTTGCTGCCTATCTTCATATGGACGAAGCTACTCCACATTTGCATATTGATTTTGTACCTTATACGACAGGAAGTAAGAGAGGACTTGACACAAGAGTGTCACTAAAACAGGCGTTATCGGCTCTTGGATTTAAAGGTGGTACAAGGAGAGAAACGGAGCGGAATCAGTGGGTAGCCTATGAAAAAGAACAGCTTGCCGCTATTATGCTGGAGCATGGAATTGATTGGGAGAAAAAAGGTACACATGAGAAGCATTTATCCGTTCTGGATTTTGAGAAAAAAGAGTGGGCAAAGGAAGTTGCGGAACTGGAACAATCTATTTCTGACGGGAAAGAGCAGTTATCAAATATTCAGATTCAGCAGAGAAAAGCGGAGCAGGAAACAGAGCAGATACGACAGGAGGGCGAAGCAATCCGGCAGGAAGTATCGGAGCTTTCGGAAACAAGTAATTTGCTGAAGGAGCAGGCGGCAACGCTGGCAGGGGATAAGGAAAAGCTACTATCTGACAATGAGAAGTTGGAGAAGCAACAGAAGAAATTACAACAGGAGATTGAGAAAATGGTTCAATCTAAGGCGGTCATGGAACGGAACATATACGCCTATGATGAGGACGAGAAGTGGCAGTTGCCGGAGCCAGTGACCTTGATGTCTGCAAAGGCTTATAAGGATAAAAAAGCTTCGCCGCTTGTGGAAAAATTGAAAGAAACGATAAAAGCACTAACGATTAAATGCGTCCAGCTTGCGGAACAGGGAAAGAAACTGAAAGATAAAGTTACCCGGCAGGAGCAGCAGATCAGCCGGCTGACAGATAAGGTCATGGAGCAGAGCAACACTATTGACCGATTGCAGGAGAAAGTGGCAGATTTGGGGCGATTAGAGCGCTATTTCGGCATAGAACAGGTTCTGTCGATAGTTGAGCGGTCTAAGACTCTGGAACGGGCGGAAAAGGTAAATAAGTGTCCGAAACGTGCATTTGATATGAGCAGATAG
This is a stretch of genomic DNA from Marvinbryantia formatexigens DSM 14469. It encodes these proteins:
- a CDS encoding MarR family transcriptional regulator is translated as MEYQLEIKQIVDFPRCRIYRDFVRSLIANKSIRTNGGSFLFYYIVLCSYANYRSSYRRMEHITYQIGPGEWICTLADLQAWFRCRFQHQALSILNHLKDQNCITFTLLEKNKVVKFKITDWPKDNTVLEYNCPCKKDEGLFFFPIARVHEFISMGKCSEMDILLDLWIHAVYNDPSVQGSYSAPVVYYRNNSGNPLTSFQTLGDRWNHSKATISRILKKFEEQNLITLVSFKGRHGSMIYLNYYLSVMFDISDVMIDKEEIAMKMQLPIHIPENEAESCVSETVTDEQITVSENESCVPESHMKFIIRKVAELLKTQGIPCCECPQTQYILSPLSACKDIVNLYTLSIICPYGNTAYRFELSITPEDPSAQMAPEASQPALEGGV
- the cptIN gene encoding type III toxin-antitoxin system CptIN family toxin, encoding MEKGYFYFISDEYYNKFSNEKLMTNKEIVNGEAHNRPCYYSFQDDDKKQIFWMIPVSSQTDKFLDEYNKSIEKYGMCDTISFGYLKGEFNAFLLQNMCPITSKYILNQYFYADSQNPVHIPNDLKRELNAKARKILRLAKKGKKLTFTNILKMRQELISDL
- a CDS encoding helix-turn-helix domain-containing protein, coding for MMLGERIKRIRTFRGLTQRELGLKLGYEERNADVRVAQYESGYRVPKKDTLMEIARILNVNYINFITEVPGCAEDIMQTFFWLDEDNCNTFHLFQLVRNPDKCNASDDKSVRYNDSDEWPAHAPVGMWIDYGLVNEFLREWCLRKEQLKNGEISEDEYFEWKINWPASSSSVDEKGHDKKNNSYPWRKI
- a CDS encoding transcriptional regulator, which translates into the protein MKNDLFVTAGEVAQDLGVSKPFAYKLVRQMNEELEEKGFITIAGRVSRKYYEEKFYGMAQAN
- a CDS encoding site-specific integrase encodes the protein MAAYKDEQRGTWYVSFHYYDWTGKNCRKVKRGFKTKREATEWERHFRMKEAADLDMTFDEFVQAYTRDMKPKLKQNTWLTKEHILRTKLLPYFKDKKMRDIRPKDIIQWQNEQISYRDEKGKPYAPTYLKTLQSELSALFNHAVRFYELNSNPVVKAGPLGKGKAEEMLFWTKEDYLKFIEAVKDKPYSYHAFQILYWCGLRVGELLALTPQDIDFDNKVIRITKSYQWLEGKDVITDPKTPKSKRNVSMPDFLCEELKDYIGRLYGILPTDCIFHLTKSFLHHEMTRGAEKAGVKRIRIHDLRHSHVSLLISMGFSAVSIGNRVGHESVDITYRYAHMFPTKQTQMAKLLNEEFKEGAEE
- a CDS encoding plasmid mobilization protein, whose translation is MSGTHKYLTISFRISPREREEIEAKIFASGMKKKDYFVRSCIYNRVCVVGKKETVYQIVERLQKMENRLVELAEQIDSKKPEITSEEMRDLQEAYEDMLKAILWMLDGAKYLWQGEEKSPDSGNC
- a CDS encoding AAA family ATPase, translating into MEGTRTELQMIKMSEIQSQEVAWLWYPFIPYGKLTIVQGNPGDGKTTLVLNIAAKLSKGEGIDSEMKLTEPLTVIYQSAEDGLADPVKPRLEAAGANCENISVIDESIKSLSMIDERLEEAVIRTKAKLLILDPIQAYLGGGMDMNRANEARDMTKKLAALAEKYQCAIVLVGHMNKAAGNKAAYRGMGSIDFFAVARSVLLVGRVEGEANIRAIVQIKNNLAAFGHPKAFELSEDGFYWLGDYEITADEVLGGIAPKANKLEQAKRLLRELTETNNAMQSNEIFNLAEEQGISRRTLENAKKELGIRAKRINNSWYWELDKIKPE
- a CDS encoding plasmid recombination protein; protein product: MTGKGSVNHNSRKFHAKNTDSERSCLNVEYCNENVKDVYHELFDEALTRYNEKQTRSDRRIDDYYNKILRGKQEKPFHEIIVQIGNKDDMGAKTEDGQLAAKVLDEYMQGFQQRNPTLRVFAAYLHMDEATPHLHIDFVPYTTGSKRGLDTRVSLKQALSALGFKGGTRRETERNQWVAYEKEQLAAIMLEHGIDWEKKGTHEKHLSVLDFEKKEWAKEVAELEQSISDGKEQLSNIQIQQRKAEQETEQIRQEGEAIRQEVSELSETSNLLKEQAATLAGDKEKLLSDNEKLEKQQKKLQQEIEKMVQSKAVMERNIYAYDEDEKWQLPEPVTLMSAKAYKDKKASPLVEKLKETIKALTIKCVQLAEQGKKLKDKVTRQEQQISRLTDKVMEQSNTIDRLQEKVADLGRLERYFGIEQVLSIVERSKTLERAEKVNKCPKRAFDMSR